The uncultured Fibrobacter sp. genome contains the following window.
CTCATGGAAGAAATCCAGAACCTCCGCGAAAAGGGCAAGATCAAGTGGCTCCGCCCGGATGCCAAGTCCCAGGTCACCGTGGAATACGACGAAAACGACAAGCCGGTGCGCGTCGACACCGTCGTCATCTCCACCCAGCACGACGACAAGGTGAACGGCAAGGAACTCAAGCATTCCCAGATCGAAAAGGAAATCATCGAGAAGCTCATCAAGAAGGTCATCCCGGCCAAGCTCCTCGACAAGAAGACCCGTTACCTCGTGAACCCGACCGGCAAGTTCGTTGTCGGCGGCCCGCACGGCGACTGCGGCCTCACCGGCCGTAAGATCATCGTCGACACCTACGGCGGCATGGGTCGCCATGGTGGTGGCGCATTCAGCGGCAAGGACCCCTCCAAGGTCGACCGCAGTGCAGCATACGCTGCCCGCTACGTGGCCAAGAACATCGTGGCTGCCGGCCTCGCCTATCGCTGCGAAGTCCAGCTCGCCTACGCCATCGGTTACTCCAAGCCCGTGTCCGTGCTCGTGAATACCTTCGGTACCGGCAAGATCGACGACCGCAAGATCGAAGAAATCGTCGCGAAAAACTTCGACCTCTCCCCGGCCGGCATCGAGAAGATGCTCGACCTGAGGAAGCCCGGCTACGTGCAGACCGCCGCTCTCGGCCACTTCGGCCGCACGGGTGCTCGCTTCACGTGGGAAAAGACCGACAAGGCTGATGCTTTGAAGAAAGCTGCGAAGATCTAGAAAATTTCGCGGGAATTGAACTGCGACAACAATTCAGTATAGAAAAGCGCCCGGCAGGTTATGCCGGGCGCTTTGTTAGGTAGTATGAAGAACTCATTTAACGACGACGAAGGAACGGCGGTCCACGCCGGGAGCCTTCACGCGCATCACATAGACCCCTGCGGGTAAGCTCCGCGTAATCCAAGCCGTATTGCCCATTTTCGCAGGCAAGACATCGACACGGCGAACTAACGCACCCTTCGTATTAAAGAGGCTCACGCGGTAAAGGCCCAGCACAGGGACATCAGCAATTTTTAGAACTATACGATTCGAAGATGTATCCTCCGGGGTCGAATCGCGGACAACAGAATCTTGTGGAATGGAATCGCTTGCAGCGGTATCACGAGATGCCGTATCTTGAACTACGGTGTCTCGAGTTGTCGTGTCCTGGGTTGTCGAATCTTGCTTGGCCGTATCTGCCACGGTCGTATCTTCGGTAGCGCTGTAACATTCGGCAATATTTTCAAGGTTGGCTCCGGCACCGGCTTTCACCGCAGCTTCCACTTCGCTCGCCTTGAGCATGAAACTTTCGTATTCATACGGCGGCATAAAGGATTTTCCCGTTCCCTTCGTATTGCCCGAGCAGTTCGTGAAGATGTTGTCGATAGTCTCGTTCACGCCCGTACCGTTCGCGTTGCCGGTATAAATCGGGTTCGATTCGTTGATGAA
Protein-coding sequences here:
- the metK gene encoding methionine adenosyltransferase; amino-acid sequence: LMEEIQNLREKGKIKWLRPDAKSQVTVEYDENDKPVRVDTVVISTQHDDKVNGKELKHSQIEKEIIEKLIKKVIPAKLLDKKTRYLVNPTGKFVVGGPHGDCGLTGRKIIVDTYGGMGRHGGGAFSGKDPSKVDRSAAYAARYVAKNIVAAGLAYRCEVQLAYAIGYSKPVSVLVNTFGTGKIDDRKIEEIVAKNFDLSPAGIEKMLDLRKPGYVQTAALGHFGRTGARFTWEKTDKADALKKAAKI